One Streptomyces sp. RPA4-2 genomic window carries:
- a CDS encoding purine-nucleoside phosphorylase has protein sequence MNASLLPDDIQGDPYAAADAAATRLRELTGAETHDVALVMGSGWAPAADALGTPEAEFQVTELPGFPPPAVEGHGGKVRSYLIGDKRALVFLGRTHYYEGRGVAAVAHGVRTAVAAGCKTLVLTNGCGGLRADMRPGQPVLISDHINLTATSPIVGANFVDLTDLYSPRLRALCKEVDPSLEEGVYAQFTGPHYETPAEIRMARTIGADLVGMSTVLEAIAAREAGAEVLGISLVTNLAAGMTGEPLNHEEVLQAGRDSATRMGALLTQVLDRL, from the coding sequence GTGAACGCATCTCTTCTTCCGGACGACATCCAGGGCGACCCCTACGCCGCTGCCGACGCCGCCGCCACCCGCCTGCGGGAGCTCACGGGCGCCGAGACCCACGACGTCGCGCTCGTGATGGGCTCCGGCTGGGCTCCGGCCGCGGACGCCCTCGGCACCCCCGAGGCCGAGTTCCAGGTCACCGAGCTGCCCGGGTTCCCCCCGCCCGCGGTCGAGGGCCACGGCGGCAAGGTCCGCTCGTACCTGATCGGCGACAAGCGGGCCCTGGTCTTCCTGGGCCGCACCCACTACTACGAGGGCCGCGGGGTCGCCGCCGTCGCGCACGGTGTCCGTACGGCCGTCGCCGCCGGCTGCAAGACCCTCGTGCTCACCAACGGCTGCGGTGGCCTGCGCGCGGACATGCGTCCCGGTCAGCCGGTGCTGATCAGCGACCACATCAACCTGACGGCGACCTCCCCCATCGTCGGGGCGAACTTCGTCGACCTCACCGACCTCTACTCCCCGCGTCTGCGCGCCCTCTGCAAGGAGGTGGACCCCAGCCTGGAGGAGGGCGTCTACGCGCAGTTCACCGGGCCGCACTACGAGACGCCCGCCGAGATCCGGATGGCCCGCACCATCGGGGCGGACCTCGTCGGCATGTCGACGGTGCTCGAGGCCATCGCCGCGCGCGAGGCCGGGGCGGAGGTGCTGGGCATCTCCCTCGTCACCAACCTCGCCGCAGGTATGACGGGCGAGCCGCTGAACCACGAGGAGGTCCTCCAGGCGGGCCGTGACTCCGCGACCCGTATGGGAGCGCTGCTCACCCAGGTCCTGGACCGGCTGTAG
- a CDS encoding gamma-glutamylcyclotransferase: MSLYAAYAGNLDPRLMTRRAPHSPLRATGWLNGWRLTFGGEHMGWEGALVTLVEAPRSQVFVSLYDIAPLDEDSMDRWEGVGLDIYRRMRVRVHTLEGEEPAWVYVLNGYEGGLPSARYLGEIADAAESAGAPHDYVMELRKRPC; the protein is encoded by the coding sequence ATGTCGCTCTACGCCGCGTACGCCGGCAATCTCGACCCGCGGCTCATGACGCGCCGCGCCCCGCACTCGCCGCTGCGCGCCACCGGCTGGCTGAACGGCTGGCGGCTGACCTTCGGGGGCGAGCACATGGGGTGGGAGGGTGCGCTCGTGACCCTCGTCGAGGCGCCCCGTTCGCAGGTCTTCGTGTCGCTGTACGACATCGCCCCCCTGGACGAGGACTCCATGGACCGCTGGGAGGGCGTGGGCCTCGACATCTACCGCAGGATGCGGGTACGGGTGCACACGCTGGAGGGCGAGGAACCCGCGTGGGTGTACGTGCTGAACGGGTACGAGGGCGGTCTCCCCTCCGCGCGCTACCTCGGTGAGATCGCCGACGCGGCGGAGTCGGCCGGAGCGCCGCACGACTACGTGATGGAGCTGCGCAAGCGCCCCTGCTGA
- a CDS encoding NAD(P)H-quinone dehydrogenase, which translates to MRGRRPPGRQHLEACGTMEYVTRIVIIGGGPGGYEAALVAAQLGAEVTVVDCDGLGGASVLTDCVPSKTLIATAEVMTTFDSSYEELGIIVADDTPPSERSARVVGVDLGKVNRRVKRLALAQSHDITASVTRAGARVLRGRGRLEGMQSLDGSRKVVVRAADGTEETLVADAVLIATGGHPRELPDAQPDGERILNWTQVYDLDELPEELIVVGSGVTGAEFAGAYQALGSRVTLVSSRDRVLPGEDPDAAAVLEDVFRRRGMNVMARSRAESAKRVGDRVEVTLSDGRVISGSHCLMAVGAIPNSSGMGLEEAGVKVRDSGHIWTDKVSRTTAPGVYAAGDVTGVFALASVAAMQGRIAMYHFLGDAVTPLNLKTVSSNVFTDPEIATVGYSQADVDAGKIDARVVKLPLLRNPRAKMQGIRDGFVKIFCRPGTGIVVGGVVVAPRASELIHPISIAVDNNLTVEQIANAFTVYPSLSGSIAEVARQLHTRKLTDEG; encoded by the coding sequence ATACGCGGTCGGCGGCCCCCGGGGCGCCAGCACCTTGAAGCGTGCGGGACAATGGAGTACGTGACTCGGATCGTGATCATCGGTGGCGGACCCGGCGGATACGAGGCGGCCCTGGTGGCCGCCCAGCTCGGCGCGGAGGTGACCGTCGTCGACTGCGACGGTCTGGGCGGGGCGTCGGTGCTCACCGACTGCGTGCCGTCGAAGACCCTCATCGCCACGGCCGAGGTGATGACGACCTTCGATTCGTCGTACGAGGAACTCGGCATCATCGTCGCCGACGACACCCCGCCGTCGGAGCGGTCCGCGCGGGTGGTCGGGGTCGACCTCGGCAAGGTCAACCGCCGGGTGAAGCGGCTGGCGCTGGCCCAGTCGCACGACATCACCGCCTCCGTCACCCGGGCCGGCGCGCGTGTGCTGCGCGGCCGCGGCCGGCTGGAGGGCATGCAGTCCCTGGACGGCTCGCGCAAGGTCGTCGTGCGCGCCGCCGACGGCACCGAGGAGACACTCGTCGCCGACGCCGTCCTCATCGCCACCGGCGGGCACCCCCGTGAGCTGCCCGACGCCCAGCCGGACGGCGAGCGGATCCTGAACTGGACGCAGGTGTACGACCTGGACGAGCTGCCCGAGGAGCTCATCGTGGTCGGGTCCGGTGTCACCGGCGCCGAGTTCGCCGGCGCCTACCAGGCGCTCGGCTCGCGCGTCACCCTCGTCTCCAGTCGTGACCGCGTGCTGCCGGGCGAGGACCCGGACGCGGCGGCGGTGCTGGAGGACGTCTTCCGGCGCCGTGGCATGAACGTCATGGCCCGTTCGCGCGCCGAGTCCGCCAAGCGGGTCGGCGACCGGGTCGAGGTCACCCTCTCGGACGGCCGCGTCATCAGCGGCTCGCACTGTCTGATGGCCGTCGGCGCCATTCCGAACAGCAGCGGTATGGGTCTGGAGGAGGCCGGGGTCAAGGTCAGGGACTCCGGGCACATCTGGACCGACAAGGTGTCGAGGACCACGGCTCCGGGCGTGTACGCGGCCGGTGACGTGACGGGCGTCTTCGCCCTCGCCTCGGTGGCGGCGATGCAGGGACGTATCGCCATGTACCACTTCCTGGGCGACGCGGTCACGCCGCTGAACCTCAAGACGGTGTCCTCCAACGTCTTCACCGACCCCGAGATCGCCACCGTGGGCTACTCGCAGGCCGACGTCGACGCGGGCAAGATCGACGCCCGGGTCGTCAAGCTGCCCCTGCTGCGCAACCCGCGCGCCAAGATGCAGGGCATCCGGGACGGCTTCGTGAAGATCTTCTGCCGTCCGGGCACCGGGATCGTGGTCGGCGGTGTGGTCGTCGCCCCGCGCGCCTCGGAACTGATCCACCCCATCTCGATCGCGGTCGACAACAATCTGACGGTCGAACAGATCGCGAACGCGTTCACCGTGTATCCCTCCCTTTCGGGCTCGATCGCCGAGGTGGCCCGGCAGTTGCACACCCGTAAGCTGACCGACGAGGGCTGA
- a CDS encoding DeoR/GlpR family DNA-binding transcription regulator, whose translation MFAAERRQLILEMVRANGAVSLRELARVVQTSEVTVRRDVRALEAEGLLDRRHGGAVLPGGFTRESGFPQKSHLATAEKTAIADLAAGLVEEGEAIVVGAGTTTQELARRLARVPGLTVVTNSLLVAQALAHANRVEVVMTGGTLRGSNYALVGSGAEQSLQGLRVSRAFLSGSGLTAERGLSTSNMLSASVDRALVQAAAEVVVLADHTKLGTDTMFQTVPTDLITRLVTDEPPAHDDRAVTELQALADQGVQIAVAGQSGGGTGGDTAPAGRQPRRDVPVPGPRRGQVPGAGPQLRSATSLGEQSPGERARVADLRRR comes from the coding sequence GTGTTCGCTGCAGAACGTCGCCAATTGATCCTCGAAATGGTGCGAGCGAACGGGGCCGTGTCGCTCCGTGAGCTCGCCCGCGTCGTCCAGACCTCCGAAGTGACCGTACGGCGGGACGTGCGCGCACTGGAGGCAGAAGGACTCCTCGACCGCCGGCATGGCGGTGCGGTATTGCCGGGCGGGTTCACGCGGGAGTCCGGCTTTCCGCAGAAATCGCATCTCGCGACCGCCGAGAAGACGGCCATCGCCGATCTCGCCGCGGGTCTCGTCGAAGAGGGCGAGGCCATTGTGGTGGGCGCGGGTACCACCACGCAGGAGCTGGCTCGCCGGCTCGCGCGGGTTCCCGGGCTGACCGTCGTCACCAATTCCCTGCTGGTGGCTCAGGCGTTGGCCCACGCCAACCGTGTCGAGGTCGTCATGACGGGTGGCACCTTGCGCGGCTCCAACTACGCGCTGGTGGGCAGCGGTGCCGAGCAGTCCCTCCAGGGGCTGCGGGTCTCCCGGGCCTTCCTGTCGGGCAGCGGGCTCACCGCCGAGCGCGGCCTGTCCACCTCCAACATGCTGTCGGCGTCCGTCGACCGCGCGCTGGTGCAGGCCGCCGCGGAGGTCGTGGTCCTCGCCGACCACACCAAGCTCGGCACCGACACCATGTTCCAGACGGTGCCGACCGATCTGATCACCCGTCTGGTGACCGACGAGCCGCCCGCGCACGACGATCGCGCGGTCACCGAACTGCAGGCGCTGGCGGATCAGGGCGTGCAGATCGCGGTGGCGGGTCAGTCGGGCGGTGGTACGGGAGGCGATACGGCCCCGGCGGGGCGTCAGCCGCGCCGGGACGTGCCTGTCCCCGGTCCGCGTCGCGGTCAGGTCCCGGGTGCCGGACCCCAGTTGCGCAGCGCGACCTCCCTGGGGGAGCAGTCCCCCGGAGAGCGGGCGCGGGTGGCGGATTTACGCCGCCGCTGA
- a CDS encoding biotin carboxylase N-terminal domain-containing protein — MRKVLIANRGEIAVRVARACRDAGIASVAVYAEPDRDAVHVRAADEAFALGGDTPATSYLDIAKVLRAAGDSGADAVHPGYGFLSENAEFAQAVLDAGLIWIGPPPQAIRDLGDKVAARHIAQRAGAPLVAGTPDPVSGAQEVVAFAKEHGLPIAIKAAFGGGGRGLKVARTLEEVPELYDSAVREAVAAFGRGECFVERYLDKPRHVETQCLADAHGNVVVVSTRDCSLQRRHQKLVEEAPAPFLSDAQVAELYASSKAILKEAGYVGAGTVEFLVGMDGTISFLEVNTRLQVEHPVTEEVAGIDLVREMFRIADGEELGYGDPELRGHSFEFRINGEDPGRGFLPAPGTVTTFAPPSGPGVRLDAGVESGSVIGPAWDSLLAKLIVTGATREQALQRAARALEEFTVEGMATAIPFHRAVVRDPAFAPELTGSADPFTVHTRWIETEFVNEIPAFTAPADVDAEDETGRETVVVEVGGKRLEVSLPSSLGMSLARTGLAAGAKPKRRAAKKSGPVASGDTLASPMQGTIVKVAVEEGQEVQEGDLIVVLEAMKMEQPLNAHRSGTVKGLTAEVGASITSGAAICEIKD, encoded by the coding sequence GTGCGCAAGGTGCTCATCGCCAACCGTGGCGAAATCGCTGTCCGCGTGGCCCGGGCGTGCCGGGATGCCGGGATCGCGAGCGTTGCCGTGTATGCGGAACCGGACCGGGACGCTGTGCATGTCCGAGCGGCGGACGAGGCGTTCGCGCTGGGCGGTGACACCCCGGCTACCAGTTATCTGGACATCGCGAAGGTGCTCAGGGCCGCCGGGGACTCGGGGGCGGACGCGGTCCATCCCGGGTACGGCTTCCTGTCGGAGAACGCGGAGTTCGCGCAGGCCGTCCTGGATGCCGGGCTGATCTGGATCGGGCCGCCTCCGCAGGCCATCCGTGACCTGGGTGACAAGGTCGCCGCCCGGCACATCGCGCAGCGTGCCGGTGCCCCGCTGGTCGCGGGCACCCCCGATCCGGTCTCCGGCGCGCAGGAGGTCGTGGCCTTCGCGAAGGAGCACGGCCTGCCGATCGCGATCAAGGCGGCGTTCGGTGGTGGCGGGCGCGGGCTGAAGGTGGCCCGCACCCTGGAGGAGGTCCCGGAGCTGTACGACTCCGCGGTCCGGGAGGCGGTCGCCGCGTTCGGACGCGGTGAGTGCTTCGTCGAGCGGTACCTCGACAAGCCCCGCCATGTGGAGACGCAGTGCCTGGCGGACGCGCACGGCAACGTGGTCGTCGTCTCGACCCGTGACTGCTCGCTGCAGCGCCGTCACCAGAAACTGGTGGAGGAGGCGCCCGCGCCGTTCCTGTCCGACGCGCAGGTCGCCGAGCTGTACGCGTCGTCCAAGGCGATCTTGAAGGAGGCCGGCTATGTCGGCGCGGGGACCGTGGAGTTCCTCGTCGGCATGGACGGCACGATCTCCTTCCTGGAGGTCAACACCCGTCTGCAGGTCGAGCACCCGGTCACCGAGGAAGTCGCCGGCATCGACCTGGTCCGGGAGATGTTCCGCATCGCCGACGGCGAGGAACTCGGTTACGGCGACCCCGAACTGCGCGGTCACTCCTTCGAGTTCCGTATCAACGGCGAGGACCCCGGCCGCGGCTTCCTGCCCGCCCCCGGCACCGTCACCACCTTCGCCCCGCCCTCCGGCCCCGGCGTCCGCCTCGACGCCGGTGTCGAGTCCGGTTCGGTCATCGGCCCCGCGTGGGACTCCCTGCTGGCCAAGCTGATCGTCACGGGCGCCACCCGCGAGCAGGCGCTCCAGCGCGCCGCCCGCGCGCTGGAGGAGTTCACCGTCGAGGGCATGGCGACCGCGATCCCCTTCCACCGCGCGGTGGTGCGGGACCCGGCGTTCGCCCCCGAGCTGACCGGTTCCGCGGACCCGTTCACGGTCCACACCCGCTGGATCGAGACCGAGTTCGTCAACGAGATCCCCGCCTTCACGGCCCCCGCGGACGTGGACGCCGAGGACGAGACGGGCCGCGAGACGGTCGTCGTCGAGGTGGGCGGCAAGCGTCTCGAGGTGTCGCTGCCGTCCTCGCTGGGCATGTCGCTGGCCCGCACCGGACTCGCCGCGGGCGCCAAGCCGAAGCGTCGCGCCGCCAAGAAGTCCGGCCCGGTCGCTTCCGGCGACACCCTCGCCTCGCCCATGCAGGGCACGATCGTCAAGGTCGCGGTCGAGGAGGGCCAGGAGGTCCAGGAGGGCGACCTCATCGTGGTCCTGGAGGCCATGAAGATGGAACAGCCCCTCAACGCCCACCGCTCCGGCACCGTCAAGGGCCTGACCGCGGAGGTCGGCGCGTCCATCACATCGGGCGCCGCGATCTGCGAGATCAAGGACTGA
- a CDS encoding nucleoside triphosphate pyrophosphatase, which translates to MTDQPRRRLVLASQSPARLNLLRQAGLAPEVIVSGVDEDAVSAPTPAELALALAEAKASVVAARPEVQGALVIGCDSVLDLDGQALGKPADAEEATARWKAMRGRAGTLQTGHCVHDTATKRYASATASTVVRFGEPTDAEIAAYVASGEPLHVAGAFTLDGRSAPFIEGIDGDHGNVIGISLPLVRRLLGELGVGITELWTPREK; encoded by the coding sequence ATGACCGATCAGCCGCGCCGCCGCCTCGTGCTCGCCTCGCAGTCCCCCGCCCGGCTCAACCTGCTGCGGCAGGCCGGACTCGCCCCCGAGGTGATCGTGAGCGGGGTCGACGAGGACGCCGTCTCCGCCCCGACACCCGCCGAACTCGCGCTCGCCCTGGCCGAGGCCAAGGCCTCCGTCGTGGCCGCGCGGCCGGAGGTGCAGGGCGCCCTGGTGATCGGCTGCGACTCGGTCCTCGACCTGGACGGCCAGGCGCTCGGCAAGCCGGCGGACGCCGAGGAGGCCACCGCGCGCTGGAAGGCGATGCGCGGCCGGGCCGGGACCCTCCAGACGGGGCACTGCGTCCACGACACGGCCACCAAGCGCTACGCGTCGGCGACCGCGTCCACCGTGGTCCGCTTCGGCGAGCCGACCGACGCCGAGATCGCCGCGTACGTCGCCTCGGGCGAACCGCTCCACGTCGCCGGCGCCTTCACGCTCGACGGCCGCTCGGCCCCGTTCATCGAGGGCATCGACGGCGACCACGGGAACGTCATCGGCATCTCCCTGCCCCTGGTCCGCCGGCTGCTGGGCGAACTGGGCGTCGGCATCACGGAGTTGTGGACACCGCGGGAGAAGTGA
- the mmpB gene encoding morphogenic membrane protein MmpB → MLWSDPENEPPKELRDMQDMLRRLGVLMALAMLLAMIVLGVM, encoded by the coding sequence ATGCTGTGGTCCGACCCCGAGAACGAGCCGCCCAAGGAGTTGCGCGACATGCAGGACATGTTGCGGCGGCTCGGCGTTCTCATGGCGCTGGCCATGCTGCTCGCGATGATCGTCCTCGGTGTGATGTGA
- a CDS encoding SGNH/GDSL hydrolase family protein — protein sequence MFVSAWTASPQLPSEGFTPNWSREGFWRQSLRQVVRVGAGGGRVRIRLSHAYGTSPLRIAGATVARAGEGAAVEPGSLRRLTFGGADGATIPARGQIVSDPAGLAVEPLESVTVTLHLDAVTGPATFHAQAFTPSYRGAGDRLDDIGGEAFGETTESWYFLSAVEVDADRADGVALFGDSVTDGFGSTPGANRRWSDALAERTGRSVLNAGIGGNLLLNDSAWYGEKGTGRLRRDVLEHAGVRTLVVLHGLNDIGFSETAGEPTYKPAPVLEAGELVAGYRELIRQARGRGLRVIGATLLPFAGSDHWGERAARVSHEVNEWIRGSGEWDAVVDLHRALAGPADPDRLRAAYDFGDHLHPNDAGIAVMAEEVADCLRGRA from the coding sequence GTGTTCGTCAGCGCCTGGACCGCATCGCCCCAACTGCCCAGCGAGGGCTTCACCCCCAACTGGTCGCGGGAGGGCTTCTGGCGTCAGTCGCTGCGCCAGGTCGTCCGGGTCGGCGCGGGCGGCGGCCGGGTCCGTATACGGCTCTCGCACGCCTACGGGACCTCGCCGCTGCGGATCGCCGGGGCCACGGTGGCGCGTGCGGGCGAGGGGGCCGCCGTCGAGCCCGGCTCACTGCGGCGGCTCACCTTCGGGGGCGCGGACGGTGCCACGATCCCGGCGCGCGGACAGATCGTCAGCGATCCGGCCGGACTCGCCGTGGAACCGCTGGAGTCGGTCACCGTCACCCTCCACCTCGACGCCGTCACCGGCCCCGCGACCTTCCACGCGCAGGCCTTCACGCCGAGCTACCGGGGCGCGGGGGACCGCCTCGACGACATCGGCGGGGAGGCGTTCGGCGAGACGACCGAGTCCTGGTACTTCCTGTCGGCCGTGGAGGTCGACGCGGACCGCGCGGACGGCGTCGCGCTCTTCGGCGACTCCGTCACCGACGGATTCGGCTCGACACCGGGCGCGAACCGCCGCTGGTCCGACGCGCTCGCCGAGCGCACGGGGCGCAGCGTCCTCAACGCGGGTATCGGAGGGAACCTGCTGCTGAACGACTCGGCCTGGTACGGCGAGAAGGGGACCGGACGGCTCCGGCGTGACGTCCTCGAACACGCGGGCGTACGGACACTCGTCGTGCTCCACGGACTCAACGACATCGGGTTCAGCGAGACCGCCGGGGAGCCGACGTACAAGCCCGCACCGGTCCTTGAGGCCGGTGAACTCGTCGCCGGGTACCGGGAGTTGATACGGCAGGCGCGTGGCCGGGGGCTGCGGGTGATCGGCGCGACGCTGCTCCCGTTCGCCGGGTCCGACCACTGGGGGGAGCGCGCGGCGAGGGTGAGCCACGAGGTGAACGAGTGGATCCGGGGCTCGGGGGAGTGGGACGCGGTGGTGGATCTGCACCGCGCGCTCGCCGGTCCGGCGGATCCGGACCGGCTGCGGGCGGCGTACGACTTCGGCGATCACCTGCATCCGAACGACGCCGGGATCGCGGTGATGGCCGAAGAGGTGGCGGACTGCCTGCGGGGCCGCGCGTAG
- a CDS encoding acyl-CoA carboxylase subunit epsilon: MNIKVVRGNPTPEELAAALAVVQVRAAAAAGPPSGAPGTRDAWADPSRIANRRLPQPGASTWTRTYWPG, from the coding sequence ATGAACATCAAGGTCGTACGGGGCAATCCGACCCCCGAGGAGCTGGCCGCCGCACTGGCGGTGGTCCAGGTCCGCGCCGCGGCGGCGGCCGGCCCGCCGTCCGGCGCGCCGGGAACCAGGGACGCGTGGGCGGACCCGTCCCGCATCGCCAACCGCCGCCTGCCGCAGCCGGGCGCGTCGACCTGGACCCGGACCTACTGGCCCGGCTGA
- a CDS encoding acyl-CoA carboxylase subunit beta: MSEPEELHHPDIHTTAGKLADLRRRVQEATHAGSARAVEKQHAKGKLTARERIDLLIDEGSFVELDEFAQHRSTDFGMEQNRPYGDGVVTGYGMVDGRPVAVFSQDFTVFGGALGEVFGQKIMKVMDFALKTGCPFIGINDSGGARIQEGVSALGMYGEIFRRNTHASGVIPQISLVVGPCAGGAVYSPAITDFTIMVDQTSHMFITGPDVIKTVTGEDVGFEELGGARTHNAVSGVAHHMAGDEKDAIEYVKQLLSYLPSNNLSEPPVFPEEADLAITDEDRELDTIVPDSANQPYDMHTVIEHVLDDAEFFETQPLFAPNILTGFGRVEGRPVGIVANQPMQFAGCLDIDASEKAARFVRTCDAFNVPVITFVDVPGFLPGVGQEHTGIIRRGAKLIYAYAEATVPLITVITRKAFGGAYDVMGSKHLGADLNLAWPTAQIAVMGAQGAVNILHRRTIAAVTDPDEAEATRARLIQEYEDALLNPYTAAERGYIDAVIMPSDTRSHLVRGLRQLRTKRESLPPKKHGNIPL; encoded by the coding sequence ATGTCCGAGCCGGAAGAGCTGCACCACCCCGACATCCACACGACCGCGGGCAAACTCGCGGATCTGCGGCGCCGCGTCCAGGAGGCGACGCACGCCGGCTCGGCGCGGGCTGTCGAAAAGCAGCACGCCAAAGGCAAACTGACGGCCCGTGAGCGGATCGACCTGCTGATCGACGAGGGCTCCTTCGTCGAACTCGACGAGTTCGCGCAGCACCGCTCGACCGACTTCGGCATGGAGCAGAACCGGCCGTACGGCGACGGTGTCGTCACCGGGTACGGCATGGTCGACGGCCGTCCGGTCGCCGTCTTCTCGCAGGACTTCACGGTCTTCGGAGGCGCTCTCGGCGAGGTCTTCGGGCAGAAGATCATGAAGGTGATGGACTTCGCGCTGAAGACCGGCTGTCCGTTCATCGGCATCAACGACTCGGGCGGCGCCCGCATCCAGGAGGGCGTCTCGGCCCTCGGCATGTACGGCGAGATCTTCCGCCGCAACACCCATGCCTCGGGCGTGATCCCGCAGATCAGCCTGGTCGTCGGCCCCTGCGCGGGCGGCGCGGTCTACTCCCCCGCGATCACCGACTTCACGATCATGGTCGACCAGACCTCGCACATGTTCATCACAGGTCCGGACGTCATCAAGACGGTGACGGGCGAGGACGTCGGCTTCGAGGAACTCGGCGGCGCCCGCACGCACAACGCGGTGTCAGGCGTGGCCCACCACATGGCGGGTGACGAGAAGGACGCCATCGAGTACGTCAAGCAGCTGCTGTCCTACCTGCCGTCCAACAACCTCAGCGAGCCCCCGGTGTTCCCGGAGGAGGCGGACCTCGCGATCACCGACGAGGACCGCGAGCTGGACACGATCGTGCCGGACAGCGCGAACCAGCCGTACGACATGCACACGGTGATCGAACACGTCCTGGACGACGCCGAGTTCTTCGAGACGCAGCCGCTGTTCGCGCCGAACATCCTCACCGGCTTCGGCCGGGTCGAGGGCCGGCCGGTCGGCATCGTCGCCAACCAGCCGATGCAGTTCGCCGGGTGCCTGGACATCGACGCCTCGGAGAAGGCCGCCCGCTTCGTCCGCACCTGTGACGCCTTCAACGTCCCGGTCATCACCTTCGTGGACGTCCCCGGCTTCCTGCCGGGCGTCGGCCAGGAGCACACCGGCATCATCCGCCGCGGCGCCAAGCTGATCTACGCGTACGCCGAGGCCACCGTCCCGCTCATCACGGTCATCACCCGCAAGGCCTTCGGCGGCGCGTACGACGTCATGGGCTCCAAGCACCTCGGAGCCGACCTCAACCTCGCCTGGCCCACCGCCCAGATCGCCGTCATGGGCGCCCAGGGCGCGGTGAACATCCTGCACCGCCGCACCATCGCCGCCGTCACGGACCCCGACGAGGCGGAGGCCACCCGGGCCCGTCTGATCCAGGAGTACGAGGACGCGCTCCTCAACCCCTACACGGCGGCCGAGCGCGGCTACATCGATGCGGTGATCATGCCCTCCGACACCCGCTCCCACCTCGTACGGGGTCTGCGTCAGCTGCGCACGAAGCGGGAATCACTTCCCCCGAAGAAGCACGGCAACATCCCCCTGTAG
- a CDS encoding biotin--[acetyl-CoA-carboxylase] ligase, whose product MTPRDASDANDNRWSDLDRPPLNATALRRALVRDGADGGLWSDLQVVAGTGSTNSDLVGLAVSGKADEGAVLVAEEQNAGRGRLDRRWTAPARSGLFFSVLLKPTGIPVERWGWLPLLTGVAVATALSRVAGVDTALKWPNDLLVTVDGAERKAGGILAERAGTDAVVVGIGINVTLREDELPVPGAGSLALAGATTTDRDTVLRAVLRSLEQWYEKWRAAGGDPDASGLQETYAAGCATLGRVVRAELPGGRSITGEAVAVDGDGRLVLATEEGVQQPVGAGDIVHLRPA is encoded by the coding sequence ATGACGCCGCGAGATGCCTCAGACGCGAACGACAACCGATGGTCCGACCTCGACCGTCCGCCCCTCAACGCCACCGCCCTGCGCCGGGCGCTGGTGCGGGACGGCGCGGACGGCGGGCTCTGGAGCGATCTCCAGGTGGTGGCCGGCACCGGATCCACCAACAGCGACCTGGTCGGGCTGGCCGTCTCCGGGAAGGCGGACGAAGGAGCCGTCCTCGTCGCCGAGGAGCAGAACGCCGGACGCGGCCGCCTGGACCGGCGGTGGACGGCACCGGCCCGCTCGGGCCTGTTCTTCTCCGTCCTGCTCAAACCCACCGGTATCCCCGTCGAGCGCTGGGGCTGGCTCCCGCTGCTGACCGGGGTCGCGGTGGCGACGGCCCTGTCCCGGGTCGCGGGTGTCGACACGGCACTCAAGTGGCCCAACGACCTGCTGGTGACGGTGGACGGCGCGGAACGCAAGGCGGGCGGCATCCTCGCCGAACGCGCCGGGACCGACGCGGTCGTGGTCGGCATCGGCATCAACGTCACCCTGCGCGAGGACGAGCTCCCGGTGCCGGGCGCGGGGTCGCTCGCCCTCGCCGGAGCGACGACCACGGACCGTGACACCGTGCTGCGGGCCGTGCTGCGCTCGCTGGAGCAGTGGTACGAGAAGTGGCGCGCCGCCGGCGGCGACCCCGACGCCTCCGGTCTCCAGGAGACATATGCCGCCGGGTGCGCGACGCTCGGACGAGTGGTGCGGGCCGAACTGCCGGGCGGCAGGTCGATCACCGGGGAGGCGGTGGCCGTCGACGGGGACGGGCGTCTGGTCCTGGCCACGGAGGAGGGGGTGCAGCAGCCGGTGGGCGCGGGAGACATCGTCCACCTCCGGCCGGCCTGA